Part of the Myxococcus xanthus genome is shown below.
AACCTGGCGGAGCAGACCCGGAAGGTGCTCGCCACGCTGACGCCGCGCGAGGAGAAGGTGCTCCGCATGCGCTTCGGCATCGGCGAGAAGTCCGACCACACGCTGGAAGAGGTGGGCCAGGACTTCGAGGTGACGCGCGAGCGCATCCGTCAGATTGAGGCCAAGGCGCTGCGCAAGCTGCGCCACCCGAGCCGCTCCAAGCGCCTGCGCTCCTTCGTGGAGAGCTGAGCCGGGCTTGAGCTGAGCTGAACGTGGGCCCCCGCTCCATTCGTGGACCGGGGGCCTTCGTGTTTCTAGAGTCCGGGGCCGTGGCGCTCCGAGCGAAGACGAAGACACCGAAGGCAGAAGTGAAGAAGGCTCCCCTCCCCTTCTCCAAGGCGGTGTGGAAGGCGGTCCGGGCCATTCCGCGCGGGCAGGTGCGCTCCTATGCCCAGGTGGCGCTCTATGCGGGCCGTCCTGGGGCCGCCAGAGGCGTGGGCCGGGAGATGGCCACCCTGCCCCAGCAGCCCGAGCTGCCGCTGCCCTGGTGGCGCGTCACGCGCTCGGACGGAACGCTGGCGCCCCAGGTGGCCCAGGAGCAGGCACGGCGCCTGAGGGCCGAGGGCGTGGAGGTGACGCAGCGTGGGGACACCTTCCGCGTGAAGGTGCCCCGCGAGGTGCCGGCCCCTGGACTGGCAACGAAGCGGCAGCGCTGAAGCCGGGTAAAACGACGCCCCTTGCCAGGACTGCGTACCCGGCGATATGCAATCCGTCACGCGGTTGGTTGGCGCATG
Proteins encoded:
- a CDS encoding MGMT family protein, with amino-acid sequence MALRAKTKTPKAEVKKAPLPFSKAVWKAVRAIPRGQVRSYAQVALYAGRPGAARGVGREMATLPQQPELPLPWWRVTRSDGTLAPQVAQEQARRLRAEGVEVTQRGDTFRVKVPREVPAPGLATKRQR